The following proteins are co-located in the Triticum aestivum cultivar Chinese Spring chromosome 1A, IWGSC CS RefSeq v2.1, whole genome shotgun sequence genome:
- the LOC123107348 gene encoding ent-copalyl diphosphate synthase 1, chloroplastic isoform X2: MQLRLSSPAGAPFRHGEPRLLPRALAKGPCRLRGKGDAGGTRVARRTSSVSSTPTKGLQAKPAGNDIQILERPEEEEARDLDGHRVIPGTELEQPLIDRVKAMLGSMGDGEISVSAYDTAWVALVPRLDGGDGAQFPAALRWILGNQLPDGSWGDAALFSAYDRITNTLACVVALTKWSLGPENCTRGLSFLEDNMWRLAEEDSESMPIGFEIAFPSLLEAARSLDVVFPYDHHALQRIYANREVKLKKIPMEMMHSIPTTILHSLEGMPGVDWRKILRLQSSDGSFLFSPAATASALMQTGDAKCFEYIDRIVKKFDGGVPNVYPVDLFEHIWVVDRLERLGISRYFKQEIKQCLDYVHRHWTEGGICWARNSAVVDVDDTAMAFRLLRLHRYNVSPSVFENFEKDGEFFCFVGQSTQAVTGMYNLNRASQVRFPGEDVLQRAGRFSYEFLRQREARGTIRDKWIISKDLPGEVQYALDFPWYASLPRVEARVYLDQYGGDDDVWIGKTLYRMPLVNNNTYLELAKRDFNRCQIQHQLEWHSLQKWFTENGLEAFGVAPRDVLRAYFLAAACIFEPSRATERLAWAKASVMANIISKYLRSDLSGNKMVERFMHGGLYEGNNDISWLKGDAKVEILVGALEKLIDLLAQTALHVGEEPMHINNLLRCVWVEWMMQEINRDDGTNNMSVIETGLCMVHDKQSSLLLVKIIEICAGRIGEASSMVNSKDNTWFIQLASSICDSLHHRMLLSQDTEENKAVTSRMDKKIEVDMQELAQNILQSYDDRASNNMKQTFWSVVKSCYYVANCPSYIFDRHVSKVIFEHVF; this comes from the exons ATGCAGCTCCGCCTCTCCTCGCCGGCGGGGGCGCCCTTCCGCCACGGTGAACCCCGGCTGCTGCCGCGTGCTCTCGCCAAAG GTCCATGCCGTTTGCGCGGCAAAGGAGATGCCGGCGGCACGCGCGTCGCTCGACGGACCAGCAGCGTATCCAGTACTCCTACCAAAG GGCTGCAAGCGAAACCTGCCGGAAATGACATCCAGATTCTAGAACGGCCCGAGGAAGAGGAAGCACGCGACCTGGACGGGCACCGTGTGATTCCTGGGACAGAGCTCGAGCAGCCGCTGATCGACCGGGTGAAGGCCATGCTCGGGTCGATGGGCGACGGCGAGATCAGCGTGTCGGCGTACGACACGGCCTGGGTGGCCCTGGTGCCGAGGCTCGACGGCGGAGACGGGGCCCAGTTCCCCGCCGCCCTCCGGTGGATCCTCGGGAACCAGCTGCCCGACGGCTCCTGGGGCGACGCGGCCCTCTTCTCCGCCTACGACCGGATCACCAACACCCTCGCGTGCGTCGTGGCTCTCACCAAATGGTCGCTCGGCCCCGAAAACTGCACGAGAG GGCTGAGTTTTCTGGAGGACAACATGTGGAGGCTGGCCGAGGAAGACTCGGAGTCGATGCCCATCGGCTTCGAGATCGCCTTCCCTTCTCTCCTGGAGGCGGCCAGGAGCCTGGACGTGGTGTTCCCGTATGACCACCATGCTCTGCAGCGCATATATGCCAACAGAGAAGTGAAGCTCAAAAA GATTCCGATGGAGATGATGCACAGCATTCCGACGACGATCCTGCACTCCCTTGAAGGGATGCCCGGGGTGGACTGGCGCAAGATCCTCAGGCTCCAGTCCAGTGACGGGTCCTTCCTGTTTTCTCCGGCGGCTACAGCCTCTGCTCTCATGCAGACCGGTGACGCAAAATGCTTCGAGTATATAGACaggatcgtgaagaagttcgacgGAGGGG TTCCCAATGTTTACCCGGTCGATCTCTTCGAGCACATCTGGGTCGTCGATCGGCTGGAGCGCCTTGGGATCTCGCGCTACTTCAAGCAAGAAATCAAACAGTGCTTGGACTATGTCCACAG GCACTGGACTGAGGGGGGGATATGCTGGGCGAGGAACTCTGCCGTGGTAGACGTGGACGACACAGCCATGGCGTTCCGGCTGCTGCGGCTGCACCGATACAACGTCTCCCCAA GCGTGTTCGAGAACTTTGAGAAGGATGGGGAGTTCTTCTGTTTCGTGGGGCAATCAACACAGGCGGTCACTGGGATGTACAACCTGAACAGGGCCTCTCAGGTAAGATTTCCCGGAGAGGACGTGCTGCAGCGTGCTGGCAGATTCTCCTATGAGTTCCTTAGACAAAGGGAGGCCCGGGGCACGATCCGGGACAAATGGATCATTTCAAAGGATCTACCAGGCGAG GTACAATATGCACTGGACTTTCCTTGGTATGCAAGCTTGCCGCGTGTAGAAGCAAGAGTCTACCTAGATCAatatggcggtgatgatgatgtctGGATTGGGAAGACACTCTACAG GATGCCACTTGTGAACAACAACACCTATCTCGAGCTGGCAAAGCGTGATTTCAATCGCTGCCAAATCCAACATCAGCTTGAGTGGCATAGCCTACAAAA GTGGTTTACAGAGAATGGCCTCGAGGCTTTTGGGGTGGCTCCAAGAGATGTATTGAGAGCTTATTTTCTAGCTGCCGCTTGCATTTTTGAACCAAGTCGTGCCACAGAGCGACTTGCATGGGCCAAAGCATCAGTGATGGCCAACATTATTTCTAAATATCTTCGTAGCGATTTGTCGGGTAATAAAATGGTGGAACGGTTTATGCATGGTGGCCTCTATGAAGGAAATAATGATATATCATG GCTTAAAGGAGATGCAAAAGTGGAAATTCTTGTGGGCGCACTTGAGAAGCTTATTGATTTATTGGCACAAACGGCGCTACATGTTGGTGAAGAACCCATGCACATCAACAATTTGTTACGTTGTGTT TGGGTCGAATGGATGATGCAAGAGATAAATAGAGATGATGGCACAAACAATATGAGCGTTATTGAAACAGGGTTATGCATGGTTCATGACAAACAATCATCTTTGCTTCTAGTTAAAATTATCGAGATTTGTGCTGGACGAATTGGTGAAGCATCATCTATGGTAAATAGCAAGGACAATACTTGGTTTATTCAACTTGCATCCTCTATCTGTGACAGCCTTCACCACAGGATGTTACTTTCACAG
- the LOC123107348 gene encoding ent-copalyl diphosphate synthase 1, chloroplastic isoform X1: MQLRLSSPAGAPFRHGEPRLLPRALAKGPCRLRGKGDAGGTRVARRTSSVSSTPTKVPAGLQAKPAGNDIQILERPEEEEARDLDGHRVIPGTELEQPLIDRVKAMLGSMGDGEISVSAYDTAWVALVPRLDGGDGAQFPAALRWILGNQLPDGSWGDAALFSAYDRITNTLACVVALTKWSLGPENCTRGLSFLEDNMWRLAEEDSESMPIGFEIAFPSLLEAARSLDVVFPYDHHALQRIYANREVKLKKIPMEMMHSIPTTILHSLEGMPGVDWRKILRLQSSDGSFLFSPAATASALMQTGDAKCFEYIDRIVKKFDGGVPNVYPVDLFEHIWVVDRLERLGISRYFKQEIKQCLDYVHRHWTEGGICWARNSAVVDVDDTAMAFRLLRLHRYNVSPSVFENFEKDGEFFCFVGQSTQAVTGMYNLNRASQVRFPGEDVLQRAGRFSYEFLRQREARGTIRDKWIISKDLPGEVQYALDFPWYASLPRVEARVYLDQYGGDDDVWIGKTLYRMPLVNNNTYLELAKRDFNRCQIQHQLEWHSLQKWFTENGLEAFGVAPRDVLRAYFLAAACIFEPSRATERLAWAKASVMANIISKYLRSDLSGNKMVERFMHGGLYEGNNDISWLKGDAKVEILVGALEKLIDLLAQTALHVGEEPMHINNLLRCVWVEWMMQEINRDDGTNNMSVIETGLCMVHDKQSSLLLVKIIEICAGRIGEASSMVNSKDNTWFIQLASSICDSLHHRMLLSQDTEENKAVTSRMDKKIEVDMQELAQNILQSYDDRASNNMKQTFWSVVKSCYYVANCPSYIFDRHVSKVIFEHVF; encoded by the exons ATGCAGCTCCGCCTCTCCTCGCCGGCGGGGGCGCCCTTCCGCCACGGTGAACCCCGGCTGCTGCCGCGTGCTCTCGCCAAAG GTCCATGCCGTTTGCGCGGCAAAGGAGATGCCGGCGGCACGCGCGTCGCTCGACGGACCAGCAGCGTATCCAGTACTCCTACCAAAG TACCTGCAGGGCTGCAAGCGAAACCTGCCGGAAATGACATCCAGATTCTAGAACGGCCCGAGGAAGAGGAAGCACGCGACCTGGACGGGCACCGTGTGATTCCTGGGACAGAGCTCGAGCAGCCGCTGATCGACCGGGTGAAGGCCATGCTCGGGTCGATGGGCGACGGCGAGATCAGCGTGTCGGCGTACGACACGGCCTGGGTGGCCCTGGTGCCGAGGCTCGACGGCGGAGACGGGGCCCAGTTCCCCGCCGCCCTCCGGTGGATCCTCGGGAACCAGCTGCCCGACGGCTCCTGGGGCGACGCGGCCCTCTTCTCCGCCTACGACCGGATCACCAACACCCTCGCGTGCGTCGTGGCTCTCACCAAATGGTCGCTCGGCCCCGAAAACTGCACGAGAG GGCTGAGTTTTCTGGAGGACAACATGTGGAGGCTGGCCGAGGAAGACTCGGAGTCGATGCCCATCGGCTTCGAGATCGCCTTCCCTTCTCTCCTGGAGGCGGCCAGGAGCCTGGACGTGGTGTTCCCGTATGACCACCATGCTCTGCAGCGCATATATGCCAACAGAGAAGTGAAGCTCAAAAA GATTCCGATGGAGATGATGCACAGCATTCCGACGACGATCCTGCACTCCCTTGAAGGGATGCCCGGGGTGGACTGGCGCAAGATCCTCAGGCTCCAGTCCAGTGACGGGTCCTTCCTGTTTTCTCCGGCGGCTACAGCCTCTGCTCTCATGCAGACCGGTGACGCAAAATGCTTCGAGTATATAGACaggatcgtgaagaagttcgacgGAGGGG TTCCCAATGTTTACCCGGTCGATCTCTTCGAGCACATCTGGGTCGTCGATCGGCTGGAGCGCCTTGGGATCTCGCGCTACTTCAAGCAAGAAATCAAACAGTGCTTGGACTATGTCCACAG GCACTGGACTGAGGGGGGGATATGCTGGGCGAGGAACTCTGCCGTGGTAGACGTGGACGACACAGCCATGGCGTTCCGGCTGCTGCGGCTGCACCGATACAACGTCTCCCCAA GCGTGTTCGAGAACTTTGAGAAGGATGGGGAGTTCTTCTGTTTCGTGGGGCAATCAACACAGGCGGTCACTGGGATGTACAACCTGAACAGGGCCTCTCAGGTAAGATTTCCCGGAGAGGACGTGCTGCAGCGTGCTGGCAGATTCTCCTATGAGTTCCTTAGACAAAGGGAGGCCCGGGGCACGATCCGGGACAAATGGATCATTTCAAAGGATCTACCAGGCGAG GTACAATATGCACTGGACTTTCCTTGGTATGCAAGCTTGCCGCGTGTAGAAGCAAGAGTCTACCTAGATCAatatggcggtgatgatgatgtctGGATTGGGAAGACACTCTACAG GATGCCACTTGTGAACAACAACACCTATCTCGAGCTGGCAAAGCGTGATTTCAATCGCTGCCAAATCCAACATCAGCTTGAGTGGCATAGCCTACAAAA GTGGTTTACAGAGAATGGCCTCGAGGCTTTTGGGGTGGCTCCAAGAGATGTATTGAGAGCTTATTTTCTAGCTGCCGCTTGCATTTTTGAACCAAGTCGTGCCACAGAGCGACTTGCATGGGCCAAAGCATCAGTGATGGCCAACATTATTTCTAAATATCTTCGTAGCGATTTGTCGGGTAATAAAATGGTGGAACGGTTTATGCATGGTGGCCTCTATGAAGGAAATAATGATATATCATG GCTTAAAGGAGATGCAAAAGTGGAAATTCTTGTGGGCGCACTTGAGAAGCTTATTGATTTATTGGCACAAACGGCGCTACATGTTGGTGAAGAACCCATGCACATCAACAATTTGTTACGTTGTGTT TGGGTCGAATGGATGATGCAAGAGATAAATAGAGATGATGGCACAAACAATATGAGCGTTATTGAAACAGGGTTATGCATGGTTCATGACAAACAATCATCTTTGCTTCTAGTTAAAATTATCGAGATTTGTGCTGGACGAATTGGTGAAGCATCATCTATGGTAAATAGCAAGGACAATACTTGGTTTATTCAACTTGCATCCTCTATCTGTGACAGCCTTCACCACAGGATGTTACTTTCACAG